GTAGTTGGTGTGCCCGATCACGACCGTGTCGACGTGGACGGTCGGGAAGTTCGGCAGGTCGATCCGCTTCGACTGGATCAGCTCGAGCAGCAGCGAGAGGAGCTGCCGGCGGCTCTTGAAGACCTCGGTCCAGTCCAGGATCCCGCGGTTGGCCCAGATGACCTTGCCTTCGAAGTCGTAGGCGTCCGGGTCGTACGTCGAACCGCGCTCCTTCAGCATCGCGAAGTTGATGTTGCCGACGAAGTTCGTGATGTCTTCACGACGCAGATCGGTGGGCGTGTGCTTCGCCACGCCGACTTTGTCGCGCGCCGAGATGTTGAGCCGCAGGACCGGCACCTGCGGCCAGCCGCCGGTGCGTGCGATGAGCCGCTCGCAGACCGGGCAGGGCACCGCCTCCTCATGCCACTGGAGGTCCTGGCTCTCCCGCTCGTCGATGGGGACGAGGTCAAACGGATGCTGGTGGAACGGGCAGCCGTCCACCGCGTACAAGGCGCCGTCGGGCGTGCGCGAGTACTCCTCGAGCCGCCGCTTGATCATGTCCACCGTCATCGACTTGCCGGACCCCTGCGGCCCGACGAGCAGCAGGAGCCGCCGCTCCATGCTCATCGCGTACCCTTTGAAGAACGCGACGATGTCGTCGAGTTGCGCGTCCAAGCCGTAGATGCCTTCGAAGACCTTGGCCTTGCCGAAGTAGTCGAGCATGTCGGAAATATAGTGCAGGGTCGTGCGGGCCAGACGACGGTTGGTGCGGCTCTCCGCGACGTAATCTGCGACCGTGGTGATCGTGTCCATAGGCGTCATCTGCGTCTACCTCGGGCGGCCCTGAGTTGCCCGTGCCGGCGTCCGCGCCCCTTCCGCTTGCTTGCCATGTCTATACCCCGTACGCTGACCGGTGGATGTCTGTTCCCCCGCGCCCTGTCCGTATGCCGTCAGGTGCCCGATCCATGGGTGCTTTAGACGGGCCGGAATGCGATAACCGTGTGCGCGCCCTGGGAAAATGAAAGAAACCCGGCGCGAGGAGGCCCGAAGCTCCCCGACCGGGTTATGGTTTCCGTTCCGTCACGCACTGCCACGTCGGCTGGTCCGATGTCGCTCCGTCACGGCCGTCCCCCTTCTGATCGCCGGCATCGGGGGCGGCGTTGCGTTGCGCGCTGCGTGTGTTGAACGGCAGTGCCCTATGAACTTTGAAGAGAGTATAGTCGCCGCAGGTATGCCTGTCAATCAAAAGTGATAGGTCGTGATAGGTCGTCAAGGAACCGCGGCCGGCTCCGCGATGCTCAATGTCCCCCATGCAGTGTCTGCATGACCGCCACCACAACGATGACGAGCATGGCAATCACATAGACCCGCAGACCCCACATCAGGACGCGGGTGCCTCTGGACAGCCGGGCCGGGCCGAGCCGGGCGTGCTGCTTGGCGGCGAACAACTGGTCGGGCTCCAGCACCGAGAGGACCTCCTCCCGCCGGGGCTCGACGTCCGCCGGATCCGTTGTGGAAACCGGGGCCTTGAGTGCTGTGCGCGCGTGACCGGCACCCGGGGCCCCGTGTCCTGCGTCCATGCGCATCACCTCCGCCTTCCCGCGTGCGTCCATGCTACCCGCCCCCGCCGAACAGCTTGGGGAACACCGTCATGAGCCCGAACCCGAGCCCCGCGAGGACCAACAGGACCGTCACCGTCCACACGGCAATGTTCCCCCACCGTCCGGTCGTGTGCTCGCCCATCACCTCGCGATCGTTGCACAGGACGACCAGGAAGAGCAGCGCAGGCGGCATCGCGAGAACGGCAATGACGTTGACGACAAGAATGATGTACTCGAGGGGAGCGCCTGGAATCAAGACGAGTGCTCCCGCCGCAAAGGCAGACCCCAGCAGCACCGCGTAGAAGCTCCAGCTCTCCCACAGCGGCCGGTTCAGGCTGTGCGGCGTGCCCAACACCTCGCCGAACGCGTACGCGGACGACGTGGAAATGGTCATTGCGGCAACGAGTCCCGCTTCGAAGATGCCCAGGGCGAAGAGAGTGGCGCCCACATGCCCGATCAACGGCCGCAGCGCCTGGGCGAACTGCGCCGCCTGGTAGTCGCCCGCGTTGATCCCTTTCGCGAACAACGGGGCGGTCGCGACGATCGTGGCGATCGCGAAGGTCGCCGCCAGCAGCGTGCCCAGGAGCGTGTCGAGCCGGCCGCCTCGGATGTCGCGCTCCTGCAATCCCTTGTCGGCCACGGCGCTCTGCTGAAAGAAGAGCATCCACGGCGTCACGGTGGCCCCGATGTCCGCCATGATCAGCAGGAAGGTATCCGGTTTCAGGAGGCCTCCCTTGGGCATGGGGGACCACGTGGCAAAGGCGTGCCCGATCGCCCCCCACTGCGGATGCGCGAGCAGGGCCGCCGGGACGAAGAGGCCGTTGAAGATCGCCAGCCCGAGCGTGATGCGCTCCCAAGTCCAGTAGCGGTGCGTGAGGAGGACGCCGAACACCAGGACCATGGAGCCGCTCACCGCGATCAGCGGGGGGACTCCAAAGAAGCCCAGCCCGGCCCGGACCCCGATGAATTCCGTCACCAAGGTCAGGAAGTTGCCCAGGACCAGGTCGCCCATCGCAAACCGGCCCCAGAACCGGCCGAACCGATCGAAGATGAGTTCGGCATGCCCGCGGTGCGTCACCGCGCCGAGGCGGACCGTCATCTCCTGGACGACAAAGCCCATCAGGAACGTGAGCAGCACAAACGGTACGAAGAATCCGACGCCGAACTGCGCGCCCGACGCCGCATAGGAGAGCATGCTCGGTGCGTCGTTCTCGCCAAGGAACACCAGCACGCCGGGCCCGACGAGCAGCCAGGACAGCCGGAGCCAGCGCAGACGCGAGCCCCTGGGATCCCGCGCCCGAGCCACAGCCAGACGATCCCGAGCCCGATCCAGGTCCTCGTGGGTAATCTCGTCGGGCGGGGCCCCCCCGGGCGCTCCGGGCCGATCGGGCCGAAGGATGACGGCCTCGGGTGCCCGGAGATATTCGGTCCGTCCTTCCATCATGAGCCTCCCGCCATCGGCATCGTGGTCGGCGCGTCCGGCTATTGCACGCGCACGCTTTCGCTCAGGGTGTGCGAGAGGGTCAACCGCCGTCCGTCGATTTCCACTTCGCAGCCGTTGCGCCGGCGGGCCAGCATCGTGAGCACGACGCCCGGGAGCACCCCGAGGCGTGACAGGCGGCGGAGCAGCGCGGGACTGTGGTCGCTGACGTGCGCCACGACGCCCTGCGATCCGGGCGCCAGCGTGTCCAGCGTCGGATAGCGGACGTCGCGCATCGTTCCGTCCGGCGAGGGGATTGGGTCCCCGTGAGGGTCTTGGACCGGGTTCCCGAGCGCCGTCGCCATCCGCGTCTCCACTTCGTCGGAGAGGACGTGCTCCATCCGCTCCGCCTCGGTGTGAACGTGCTCGAGGGGAACGCCGAGGTGTTGCGTGAGGTAGAGTTCGATCAGCCGGTGGTGGCGGATGATCTCCAGGGCGATCCGCTCGCCCGCGGGCGTGAGGACGAATCCCTGGTAGCGCGAATACGCGACCAGCCTCAGGCGCGCGAGGCGCTTGACCATGTTCGTCGCCGACGCCGCCGACACGTCGAGGCGCTCGGCGATCTCCGACGTCGAGACGGCGTCGCGACCCTGTTGGAGCTTGTAGATCGCCTTGAGGTAATCTTGCATCACCCCGGTGATCGCCGACACGCCGTTTTCCTCCGCCGTCCTGATGATGCTAAATTAATTTAGCCGAGGCTAAAATCCACCCTCTCCCAAACTGTACCGGCGAAAGCGGCCGCTTGTCAAGCGGACGGCGTCCGCCGGGAGCGCGGGTGGGGCGGCGGCGATCGAGGAGTGGCGCGGGCCGGACGAGAACCTTTGGGATCATGCCGTCCGCCCTCCGCAAACCGCGCCCTCTCGGCCCGGGGGACATGATCGGGCTCGTATCCCCGTCGGGCCCTACGCGTCCGGGCGGCAACGGCGCGACCCCGGAGAGCGTCGCGCGCACCCGGCGGCGGCTGCACGACGTCGGGTTCCGCACCGTGGTGGCCCCGCACGCCTTCGATGCGCGCGGCTATCTCGCCGGCGCCGACGCGGACCGCGCGGCCGACCTGCAGGAAATGCTGGAGAACCCGGCGATCCAGGGCGTGCTGTGCATTCGCGGCGGGTACGGCGCCCACCGGCTGCTCGACCGCTTAGACTATCGGGCGATCGGCCGGTCCCCGAAGGTCTTCATCGGCTACAGCGACATCACCGCGCTGCATCTGGCCATCCACACACAATGCGGATTCGTGTCGTTTCACGGCCCCATGGCCGGCGCGATTGCCCAGGCCGATCCGCACGATTACCTGGAGCTGCTTCGCGCGGTCTGCCGGACGGCACCGCTCGGCCGGCTCGTCAATCCGCCCGGTGCGCCCCCGATCGAGACCTTGGTACCGGGGGTCGCCGCAGGTGACCTGATCGGCGGCAACGCGGCGCTGCTCACCGGCCTGCTCGGCACGCGATTTGCGCCGGACCCGACGGCCTTCCGCGGGAAGATTCTCTTCCTCGAGGACCTGGGGGACCGGCTCTACCGGCTCGACCGCAAACTGGCGCATCTGCGCCTTGCCGGGATTCTGGAGGCCGCCGCCGGCATCATCATCGGAGAATGCCGGTACACGCAGGAAGCGGGCGACACCCTAACCCTGCGGCACATTCTGGACGACCACATCGTGGCGCTCGGCAAGCCGGCCATCTACGGCTTGGCCTGCGGGCACGGCGAGTATCACCTCACCCTGCCGATCGGGGTCCGGGCGCGCCTCGATGCCACGGAACGCAGCGTCGTCATCGAGGAGCCCGGAGTCGAAGGTTAGGCGCCGCCGTCCATCGCCGGCATTGCGCGAGCCTCCGTCGCTTCAGCATAGATCGACCAGATCACGAAGCCTCCTGCGCCGCCGGGCCGGGTCAACGATCTCGAAGAACTCATCGAATGTGCCACCCAGCACCTCGAGCAGCCGCTGCCGTGTCTTCGGGCCGGGATAGGTCCGGCCCGCCAGCAGATCTGAGAGATGGGTTCGGTGCAACCCGGTTTTGCGGGCAAGCGCCGTCTTGGTCAAATTGCGACGCGCGATCGCGACTTCGACCGCCGCCCGCCTCAGGCGAACTCTCATGCGTTCGACCCCAGGTATAGGCTAACTCGATATTGACAATATGTCAATATACATCTGCGGCATCGGACCCGAAGTGTCTGTTTTTCGTCTTGCGATTATCTGTGCGACGTGGTAAATTTGTCGTGACAATTCGTCAAACCGTGACCACATGGACTTCTACCAGCGAATCGGCGCTCGGCTCCGGGCACTCCGCCTGCGGGAGGGGCTTTCGCAGGCCGGTCTTGGGGCTCGACTCGGACTGACGGCCGGCGCAATCAACCGGTATGAGGCCGGGCGGCGCCGGGTGCCCCTCAAGGACCTGCCGCGGATCGCGTCGATCCTGCGCGTTACGCCCGCGACGCTGCTCGGAACGGAGCGGCCCGGAACGCGGAGCGGCCGGCGGATCGACCAGGTGCGCGAGGAAGCACCGGCGTACGGACGGCGCCGCTCAGGCCGGGGGGACGTCGAGGCATACGTGCGCGCGCTCTCGCCCGCACGCCTTCGCGCGCTCGCGAGACGGGCGGGGCTCGCCGACCCCTCCGATCCTGCGGTCCTTCGCCGCTACGCCGCCCTGATCGCCAAGGATTTCAGCCGCCGCCGGGACTAGAACCCGCCCGCCCCGGATATCCGGTGCGCGAAGTCCCCGACCGGGAACCCGGCGGGACCGCCTCCGATATCCGTCGAAGCGCCTCAGGCGGCTTCGTGTGCGGCAACCTGGAAGGAGTCGTCTGTGAACGAACCCGTCAAGACCCGGCCTCACCCCCTGGCGAGAAAGGCGCTGGCGGCGATCGATCCGTATGTTCCCGGCCGATCCGCAGAAGAGGTCCGCGAACGCTACGGATTGTCGACGGTCGCCAAGCTGGGCAGCAATGAAAACCCGTTGGGCGTCTCGCCGCGCATCAGGGATGCGCTCGTGGGCGCGATCGACGGCGTCCAGCAGTACCCCGACCCAACCTGCGCCCAACTGCGGCGGCGGTTGGCCCCGAAATTCGGGGGCACGCCGGACCATATTTGCGTTGCCAACGGCGTCGACAACGTGCTGACGTGTCTTGGGCTCGCGTTTCTCGATGCCGGCGACCGGTGCGTGATGGGCGCGCCGAGCTATACCGCGTACGCGGCGCTGGCGCGCCTGATGAACGCCGTCCCCGTCGAGGTACCGTTGCGCGACTGGCGTCTCGACCTGCCCGCCATGACCGAGGCGGCGGCGAACGCCAAGATGGCCATCGTCTGCAATCCCAACAATCCGACCGGGACGATCGTCACGCACGCCGAGGTCGCGACGTTCCTCCGGCGCCTTCCCGCGGCCACGCTCGCCGTGCTCGACGAGGCCTACGCCGAGTTCGCCGACGATCCGGCGTTTCCGGACTCGGCGGCGCTGCTCGCCGGCCACCCCAACCTGATCGTGCTGCGGACGTTCTCGAAGATTTACGGACTCGCCGGGCTGCGCGTCGGGTACGCGGTCGCCGCGCCCGACATCATCGCCTGCCTGAACCAGGTCCGGGAGCCGTTTCCCGTCGACCGGCTGGCGCAGGCCGCGGCCGGGGCCATCCTGGACGACGAGGCGTATGTCCGCGCCAGCTACGAGAACAACCGGGCGGGACGGGCGTGGCTGACCGCCGCGTTGTCGGACCTCGGAGTCGAAGCGATCCCGAGCCAGGCGAACTACGTGCTGGTCAACCTCGGCCGTCCCGCCGATGAGGTCGCCCGGCAGCTGCTCCCCTACGGCGTGATCATCAGGCCGGGTGCCATGTGGCGCCTGCCGGCGTGGGCCCGCGTGACGATCGGCACCGCCGGCGAGAACCGGCGCGTTATTGCCTCGCTGCGGACCGTGCTCGAGGCGAAATGAGCGGACCGCGCCCCGTGCGCGCGCCGCGCGGCACGGCGCTGTCCTGCAAGGGCTGGCCGCAGGAAGCGGCGCTGCGCATGCTGATGAACAACCTCGACCCCGAGGTCGCCGAGCGTCCCGACGAGCTGATCGTCTACGGCGGGACCGGGCGGGCGGCCCGGTCCTGGGCGTGCTTCGACGCGATCGTCGGCGCCCTGCGCGGCCTCGAACCGGACGACACGCTGCTGGTGCAGTCCGGCAAGCCGGTCGCAGTCTTCCGGTCGCATCCCGACGCGCCGCGCGTGCTGATCACAAACGCGATGCTGGTACCGGCCTGGGCCACCTGGGATGAATTCCGCCGGCTCGAGGCCCTCGGTCTCACGATGTACGGCCAGATGACCGCGGGCTCGTGGATCTACATCGGCACGCAGGGGATCATCCAGGGCACGTACGAGACCTTTGCCGCCCTCGCGCGGCGCCATTTCGGCGGCAGCCTGCGGGGGCGGCTCGTGCTCACCGCCGGGCTCGGCGGCATGGGCGGCGCCCAGCCGCTCGCGATCACGATGAACGGCGGCGTCGCGCTGGTGGTGGAGGCCGATCCCGAACGGATCGACCGGCGGGCGCGCGCCGGGTGGGTGGACGAGGCGACGTCGAGCCTCGACGCCGCGCTGTACGCGGCCGAGCGGGCCGTCCGCGACCGGCGCCCCCGCTCCATCGCGCTCCTCGGCAACGCGGCCGGCCGCTACCACGAGGTGCTCGGGCGCGGCGTGCCGGTCGACGTCGTGACGGATCAGACCTCCGCGCACGACCTGCTGGGCGGGTACATTCCGGACGGGCTCGGCGCGGCCGAGGCGGCGGCGTTGCGGCACAGCGATCCGCGGGCGTACGTCGCCCAAGCCGAGGCGTCGGTGGCCCGGCACGTCGAGGCCATGCTGGCGTTCCAGCGCCGCGGGGCGGTCGTGTTCGATTACGGCAACAACATCCGCGCGCAGGCGCACCAGGCCGGCGTCGCCGACGCGTTCGCGTTTCCAGGCTTCGTCCCGGCCTACGTACGGCCGCTGTTCTGCGAAGGACGGGGACCGTTCCGGTGGGTCGCGCTGTCCGGCGATCCCGACGACATCCACAAGACGGACGACCTCGTCCTGCGGCTCTTTCCCGAGCAGGAGACCCTCACGCGGTGGATCCGGCTCGCCGGCGAGCGGGTGCCGTTCCAGGGCCTGCCGGCCCGGGTCTGCTGGCTCGGCTACGGCGAGCGGGCGCGGTTCGGCCTCGCGATCAACGAGATGGTCGCGCGCGGCGAGTTGCGGGCCCCGGTCGTGATCGGCCGCGACCACCTCGACACCGGGTCGGTCGCCTCCCCCTACCGCGAGACCGAGGGCATGGCCGACGGGAGCGACGCGATCGCGGACTGGCCGATCCTCAACGCCCTCCTCAACGCAGCCGGCGGCGCCACGTGGGTGTCGGTCCACCACGGCGGGGGGGTCGGGATCGGGTACTCGATTCACGCGGGTATGGTCATCGTCGCAGACGGAACGCCGGACGCGGCACGCCGGCTCGAGCGGGTGCTGACCACAGACCCCGGCATCGGCATCGTCCGCCACGCCGACGCCGGCTATCCCGAGGCGCAGGAGGCGGCGCGCCGGTACGGGATCCGGCGGCCGTTGGACTGACCGGGTCCGTCACCGCCGGCCGAGCGCGATCACCGACAGCAGTTCGAAGAGCACGTTCGCGGCCAGCATGGAGGTGATGCCGCTCTGATCGTACGGCGGCGACACCTCGACGATGTCGAAGCCGGCGATCTCGAGCCCCGCGAGTCCGCGGACGAGCGCGAGCGCCTGGGCGCTCGTCAGTCCGCCGACTTCGGGCGTCCCGGTCCCCGGCGCGAAGGCCGGATCCACCGAGTCGATGTCGAACGAGACGTAGACCGCGCGGCCGCGCACGCGGGTGAGCCGGTCGAGCGCCGCCGGGACGCCGTCGCGGTGAATGTCGTCCGCGCGGACCACCGTGACCCCATGCTGCTCACCGAACGCGAAGTCGTCCTCATCGTACACCGGGCCCCGGATCCCGAACTGGACGGTCGCTTTCCCGTCGTAGAGGCCCTCTTCGTGCGCCCGCCGGAACGGGGTCCCGTGGAAGTAGCGGTTCCCGAAGTACTCCTCCCACATATCCTGATGGCTGTCGAAGTGCACGAGCGCGAGCGGCCCGCGCGCCTTCACCACCGCGCGCATGATCGGCAGCGTGAGCGAGTGATCTCCGCCGACGCAGGCCGGCACCGCCCCCGCGGCGAGGATGCGGCCGACGGCCGCCTCGACGCGCGCGTAGGTGTCGAGGATATCCATCGGGTTTGTGTCCACGTCGCCGCAGTCGGCCACCTTCATCCGGCGAAACGGCGACGTCCGGAGCGCGGGATTGTAGGGACGGATGAGCAGCGAGTTGTTGCGAACCTCCTTTGGGCCGAATCGCGCGCCCGGCCGGAAGCTGACGCCGCCGTCGAACGGGATGCCGAGGATCGCGACGTCGAGCCCCGCCGGATCCGGCTGGTACGGCAGGCGCATGAACGTGGAGAGCTGCGCGAACCTCGGCGACCGGAAGGCGTTGGGCGGTTCGAATCCCCTCACGCCGGGCCACCCGGCGCCGGACGTTCCAGGCCCATCGCTTTGGCGGCCTCCTCCCGGATGATGGCAAGAACGCGGCGCTTGGCCTCGACGAACGCCGGCGACATCGTGATCTCGAGCGTCCGCGGGCGCGGCAGATCGAGCCGGACCTCGTCCCGGAAGCGCCCCGGCCGGGCCGTCATGACGTAGACCCGGTCGCCGAGAAAGAGCGCCTCGTCGATGTCGTGAGTGACGAACAGGATCGTCTTCGGCGTCTTCTGCCAGATGTCGAGCAGCAGCTCCTGCATGAACGCGCGCGTCTGCGCGTCCAAAGCCCCGAACGGCTCGTCCATCAGCAGCACTTCGGGGTCGTTGGCCAGGGCGCGCGCGATGGCGACGCGCTGCATCATCCCCCCTGAGAGCTCCTTGGGGTAGGCGTGCTCGAACCCCGCCAGCCCCACCATTTGAATAAACCGCGTGGCGACGTCGCGCCGCGCCGCCTCGGCGAGCCCGCGGAGGCGCGGACCGAACTCGACGTTGCCTTGCACGGTGAGCCACGGGAACAGCGTGTACGACTGAAACACCATCCCGCGGTCGGCGCCCGGATCGCTGACGGCGCGCCCGTCGAGGCGGATCTCCCCCGACGAGGGACGGACGAGCCCCGCGATCAGCCGCAACAGCGTGCTCTTGCCGCAACCGCTCGGCCCGACGATGCTCACGATCTCCCGATCGGCGACGTCGAGCGACAGGCGGTCGATCGCGGCGATCTCACCGCCGCCGCGGGCCCGGAACGCCACCGCGACGTCGCGCAGCGCCAGTTTGACGCGCCCGGACGGCTCGGCGGAGGAGGCGCCCGGGCCGGCCGCCCGCCTGGTCAGGCCTTCGGCGACCACGGCAGCAGCCGGCGGTGCAGCCATTTGAAGAGCAGGTCGAACCCCAATCCCAGGCCGCCGATCGTGATGAGGCCCACGAAGATCCGGTCCGTGAAGAGGCCCCGCATCGAGTTCAAAATCAGGTAACCGAGTCCGCGGTCCGCCGAGACGAGCTCGGCGACGACGAGGTACGTCCACGCCCACCCCATCGTGATCCGCAGCGTGTCCATCACGCCGGGCAGCGTGGCCGGCAGCAGCACGCGCCGGATCACCTGCGCCCGGGACGCGCCGAGCGTGTACGACACGTCGATCTGCTCGCGCGGCACGTGCGCGGCGACGTCGGCGACCAGCAGCACGAGCTGGAAGAACGTGCCGATGAAGATCACCGCGATCTTCTCGGACGTGCCGATGCCGATGTAGAGGATCAGCAGCGGGATGAGCGCGCTGACCGGGAGGTACCGGACGAAGTCGACGACCGGCTCGATCAACGCCTCGACGGCCTTGAAGGAGCCCATCAGGATGCCGGTCGGCACGCCGGCCGCGACGGCGAGCGCCCAGCCGGTCACGATGACGTAGAGGCTCGCGCCCGCGTTCTCCGCCAGGCTGCCGTCGGCGGCCATGTCGATGCCGGACCGGATGATCGCCGTGGGGGTCGGCAGGAACAGCGGCTGAACGAGGCCGCCGTACGTCAGCCCGCACCAGAGTCCCAGGAGCCCCCCGGCGCTCGCGATCAGGATGCCGAGATACGTCCGCCGCGGGATCGGCTCCTGCGGCCGGAAGTACTGCGCGAGACCGCGGGGGGCACGGCGAACGTCCGGGCGGGCGGACGCGAGGCTCACGGAACGAGGCGGAGCCGGCCCCCGGCCGCCGCGGCCGCGCCGGCGAGCCCGGCCCTACTTGGCGAGCACGAAGGCGTTGTTGACGAGGTCGCCGGCGGCCTCGCGCGTCGTGATCTTGCCGAGCGAGCTCCAAATGTCGATCGCGTTCTGCGCCGTGACGTAGATCTGCCCGCCCGGCGCCATGTACTGACGGTTGATCGCCTCGTCGTAGTAGCGGACGCCGTCGAGCGTCGCCTGGAAGGTTTTCACGTCCTTGAGCCAGCCGCCGACGGCCTTGGCCATGACCCGGTCCGCGTCCGCGGGGTTCTTCTTCCAGAAATCCACGGCCTTGTACCAGCCGACAATCGCCGCCCGGACCGCCTCGGGATGCGCGCGCAACACGTCCCGCCGAATCACCAGCACGTCGACGATCAGCCCCGGAGTCTTGCTGCTGTCCACGAGGATGTGGCCGTGTGGCGCCTGCTTGGCCCGGGACAGCCACGGCTCCCACGTGACCGCGGCATCCACCTTACCGCCCAAGAACGCGGCGCCGGCGTCGTCCTGCCGCATGTTGATGGCCTTGACGTCCTTCTCAGTCATCCCGTTCTGCCGCAGGAGCACGCTCAGGAAGAAATGCGACACGGAGCCTTCGTTGAAAGCGACGCGCCTGCCGCGCAGGTCCCTGATCGATTTGATCGTGTCCTTGGAAACGATGCCGTCCCCGCCCTTGCTGTCGTCCAGCCCGAGGACCGCCTGGATCTGGAAGTTCGGCTTCCAGTAGAGGCTCATCGTGTCGAGCGTCGTGACGAGTCCGTCCAGTCTGCCTGCGGCGAGCGCCGCGAAGCGCAGTTTCGGATCTTCGATGTTGGTCAGTTCGACGTTCACCCCGGCCTCGTCGAAATACCGGTAATCGCGCGCCAAAAAGAGCGGGCCGTACCCGACCCACGTCGAGTAGCCGAGGTGCAGCGTCTGCGCCGCCGCGCGGGCCGGGCCGGCAGACCAGCCGGCGGGTCCGGCGACGAGCACCGCCATTAGGATGAGCACGCCCCATCTGCTGCCACATCGCGTCACGGCAACACCTCCCCTGCCGTCATCCCGGACTACTGCGGCGACGGCCGGACAAAACCCTTCGGCGGACGCGCCGGTATGATACCCCGCGCGGTCCCGGGGGAAATACATATTATGAGACTTCGCCCACGTATGGATGCCTGTGCCGCTACTAGAACGGGTCACATTGCCGAGAGAGCCGGCCACGCCGCGCCGGGCGAGGCACTATCTCGCTCCACGGCTCTACCGGCTCGGCATGCATCCCGAGGCGGTCGATGAGCTCCTCCTCGCGGTCGGTGAGGCCGTCACGAACGCGGTGGTGCACGGCGGCGTTGGGCTGACGCCCGCGGACCCGCGGCAGGCCGAAGGTGGCGGTCCTCCGGCGGTCACCATCCCGGACGTGGTCATGGTCGAACTCATTACCCGCGACGATTACGTCGTGATCGCCGTGACCAGCCCCTCGGAGCGCTGGCGCGTGCCCACCGGGGAGCTCCCGTCCGACCCCGAGGCCCCAGGCGGTCGTGGATTGTTCCTGATGCGGCAGTTCACCGACGCGCTGCGCATCGAACAGGGCCGGCGGGGCACGACCGTCTATCTGATCAGACGCGTCCGGCCCGGCCGGTTAGACGAGACGCGGCGGCGGCGTCCAGTATCCACGTCACCCGGCCATCGACGGGCCGGATGAGCGCGGCCGGCACGTCGTAGCCGTCCGCGGGTCCTTCCAGCCCCGCCCGAACCGCCTCCGCTTTCGACGCGCCGGTCCCCAGAAACAGAATCGCCGCGGCGCGCGTCAGCACCGGCACCGTGAGCGTCATTCGCCACATCGCCGCGTCCTCGACCAACTCGGCGACCACCGCGCGATTGCGCTCCCGCAAAGCGGCCGTGCGCGGAAACAGCGACGCCACGTGCGCGTTGGCGCCGATCCCGAGAAGGATGAGGTCGAACCGCGGCCAACCGTCCGCGGTCGCCGGCAGGCGGGCGCGCAGCATCTCCGCGTACGCGCGGGCCGCCGCCTCGTGATCGACGGTGTCGGCAGGCATGCGGTGGATGTGCTCCGCGGGAATGGACACCTTGGCCAGCAGCGTCTCGTGCGCCATGTGAAAGTTGCTGCGGGCATCGTCGGGAGGAACGCAGCGCTCATCGCCCCAGAACACCTCGAGCCGGTCCCACGGGACCTCCCGGCGGTAGGGCTCCTCCGCCAGCCGCGCGTACAGCGGTTTCGGCGTGTCGCCGCCGGAGAGGGCCACGGCGCAGGCGCCGCGCGCGGCAACGGTTCGCGCGCAGATCGCGGCCACGCGCTCCGCCGCGGCGGCCGCCGCCGAGGCCGGATCGGCGAGCACCACGACCTCGGGGATCACGCGGTCAGGCGGCGTGCGCCGCGCGCAGCATGAGCGAGAGCGACTCGCGCAGCACGCCGTCCACGCCGGCCAGTTCGAGTTCGGCGGCCAGCAGCGCGGCGTCGTCCGGCACAGCGAGGCCGGCGGCCTGCGTTCGGGGGCGGCCGC
This genomic window from bacterium contains:
- a CDS encoding divalent metal cation transporter codes for the protein MEGRTEYLRAPEAVILRPDRPGAPGGAPPDEITHEDLDRARDRLAVARARDPRGSRLRWLRLSWLLVGPGVLVFLGENDAPSMLSYAASGAQFGVGFFVPFVLLTFLMGFVVQEMTVRLGAVTHRGHAELIFDRFGRFWGRFAMGDLVLGNFLTLVTEFIGVRAGLGFFGVPPLIAVSGSMVLVFGVLLTHRYWTWERITLGLAIFNGLFVPAALLAHPQWGAIGHAFATWSPMPKGGLLKPDTFLLIMADIGATVTPWMLFFQQSAVADKGLQERDIRGGRLDTLLGTLLAATFAIATIVATAPLFAKGINAGDYQAAQFAQALRPLIGHVGATLFALGIFEAGLVAAMTISTSSAYAFGEVLGTPHSLNRPLWESWSFYAVLLGSAFAAGALVLIPGAPLEYIILVVNVIAVLAMPPALLFLVVLCNDREVMGEHTTGRWGNIAVWTVTVLLVLAGLGFGLMTVFPKLFGGGG
- a CDS encoding metal-dependent transcriptional regulator, giving the protein MSAITGVMQDYLKAIYKLQQGRDAVSTSEIAERLDVSAASATNMVKRLARLRLVAYSRYQGFVLTPAGERIALEIIRHHRLIELYLTQHLGVPLEHVHTEAERMEHVLSDEVETRMATALGNPVQDPHGDPIPSPDGTMRDVRYPTLDTLAPGSQGVVAHVSDHSPALLRRLSRLGVLPGVVLTMLARRRNGCEVEIDGRRLTLSHTLSESVRVQ
- a CDS encoding LD-carboxypeptidase; the encoded protein is MIGLVSPSGPTRPGGNGATPESVARTRRRLHDVGFRTVVAPHAFDARGYLAGADADRAADLQEMLENPAIQGVLCIRGGYGAHRLLDRLDYRAIGRSPKVFIGYSDITALHLAIHTQCGFVSFHGPMAGAIAQADPHDYLELLRAVCRTAPLGRLVNPPGAPPIETLVPGVAAGDLIGGNAALLTGLLGTRFAPDPTAFRGKILFLEDLGDRLYRLDRKLAHLRLAGILEAAAGIIIGECRYTQEAGDTLTLRHILDDHIVALGKPAIYGLACGHGEYHLTLPIGVRARLDATERSVVIEEPGVEG
- a CDS encoding helix-turn-helix transcriptional regulator, with the protein product MRVRLRRAAVEVAIARRNLTKTALARKTGLHRTHLSDLLAGRTYPGPKTRQRLLEVLGGTFDEFFEIVDPARRRRRLRDLVDLC
- a CDS encoding helix-turn-helix transcriptional regulator, encoding MDFYQRIGARLRALRLREGLSQAGLGARLGLTAGAINRYEAGRRRVPLKDLPRIASILRVTPATLLGTERPGTRSGRRIDQVREEAPAYGRRRSGRGDVEAYVRALSPARLRALARRAGLADPSDPAVLRRYAALIAKDFSRRRD
- the hisC gene encoding histidinol-phosphate transaminase; its protein translation is MNEPVKTRPHPLARKALAAIDPYVPGRSAEEVRERYGLSTVAKLGSNENPLGVSPRIRDALVGAIDGVQQYPDPTCAQLRRRLAPKFGGTPDHICVANGVDNVLTCLGLAFLDAGDRCVMGAPSYTAYAALARLMNAVPVEVPLRDWRLDLPAMTEAAANAKMAIVCNPNNPTGTIVTHAEVATFLRRLPAATLAVLDEAYAEFADDPAFPDSAALLAGHPNLIVLRTFSKIYGLAGLRVGYAVAAPDIIACLNQVREPFPVDRLAQAAAGAILDDEAYVRASYENNRAGRAWLTAALSDLGVEAIPSQANYVLVNLGRPADEVARQLLPYGVIIRPGAMWRLPAWARVTIGTAGENRRVIASLRTVLEAK